One genomic segment of Arthrobacter sp. Marseille-P9274 includes these proteins:
- a CDS encoding imidazolonepropionase has translation MTRPSTLITNIGELTTVDPARGAEGVLRNAAVVMEGERISWLGSAADAPDADSRFDAEGRALLPGWVDSHTHLVFAGDRTAEFEARMAGQDYAAGGIAVTVAATRGASDYDLTRLLLGRAAEAVAGGTTYLETKTGYGLSVEQEARSARIASTVADQVTYLGAHLVPAGADADEYTELVCGGMLAAVRPYVQWADVFCERGAFTEEQSRRVLAACRDAGLGLRVHGNQLGEGPGVQLAVEFAAASVDHVNYLTDVDVDALAGTWSGWDTRGGTGERGTVATCLPACDLSTRQPLARGRRLLDAGVEIALASNCNPGTSYTSSMNYCVATAVLQMGLSVHEAVRAATYGGALALGRHRGSDEDGLRAVGSVAVGHRADLHLLNAPSVTHLAYRPGMPLTAAVWRAGERAV, from the coding sequence ATGACCCGGCCGTCGACGCTGATCACGAACATAGGGGAACTCACAACCGTGGACCCAGCCCGCGGCGCGGAGGGCGTGCTGCGGAATGCCGCCGTCGTGATGGAGGGTGAGCGGATCAGCTGGCTCGGCTCCGCGGCGGACGCGCCGGACGCGGACTCGCGGTTCGACGCCGAGGGCCGAGCCCTGCTGCCGGGCTGGGTGGACTCGCACACCCACCTGGTTTTCGCCGGGGACCGGACGGCCGAATTCGAGGCCCGGATGGCGGGGCAGGACTACGCCGCCGGCGGGATCGCGGTGACGGTGGCTGCCACCCGCGGGGCCAGCGACTACGACCTGACCCGGCTCCTGCTGGGCCGCGCCGCGGAGGCCGTCGCCGGCGGCACCACCTACCTGGAGACCAAGACGGGCTACGGGCTCTCGGTCGAGCAGGAGGCCCGCAGCGCCCGGATCGCCTCCACCGTGGCGGACCAGGTGACCTACCTGGGCGCCCACCTGGTGCCGGCGGGCGCGGACGCGGACGAGTACACCGAGCTGGTCTGCGGCGGAATGCTGGCGGCGGTGCGCCCCTACGTGCAGTGGGCTGACGTCTTCTGCGAGCGCGGCGCGTTCACCGAGGAGCAGTCGCGCCGGGTACTCGCGGCCTGCCGGGACGCCGGGCTGGGCCTGCGGGTGCACGGCAACCAGCTGGGCGAGGGGCCCGGCGTGCAGCTGGCTGTCGAGTTCGCAGCCGCCAGCGTTGACCACGTCAATTACCTGACCGACGTCGACGTGGACGCGCTCGCGGGCACGTGGTCCGGCTGGGACACCCGCGGCGGGACGGGGGAGCGGGGCACCGTGGCTACCTGCCTGCCGGCCTGCGACCTGTCCACCCGCCAGCCGCTGGCCCGCGGACGCAGGCTGCTCGACGCCGGCGTCGAGATCGCGCTGGCCTCCAACTGCAATCCCGGCACCTCGTACACGAGTTCGATGAACTACTGCGTGGCCACGGCCGTGCTGCAGATGGGGTTGAGCGTGCACGAAGCTGTCCGTGCGGCGACCTATGGCGGCGCGCTGGCGCTGGGCCGGCACAGGGGGTCGGACGAGGACGGCCTGCGCGCGGTGGGATCGGTCGCCGTCGGACACCGCGCCGACCTGCACCTGCTCAACGCACCGTCCGTGACGCACCTGGCCTACCGGCCGGGCATGCCGCTGACCGCGGCCGTGTGGCGGGCCGGCGAACGGGCTGTCTGA